The following are encoded together in the Cololabis saira isolate AMF1-May2022 chromosome 5, fColSai1.1, whole genome shotgun sequence genome:
- the LOC133444530 gene encoding protein NLRC3-like yields MKQEDLAERLQSSTFAKVCKKRLKSKLKKKSECVFEGIVKAGNPTLLEQIYTELYITEGGTGEVNDEHEVRQIEAASRKPDRAETTIRQEDIFKLPPGRDEPIRTVMTKGVAGIGKTVLTQKFTLDWTESRTNQDIQLLLPFTFRELNTLKDRKFSLVELVHHFFSETREMCSFEDFQVMFIFDGLDESRLPLDFHNNEVLTDVTESTSVDVLLTNLIRGNLHPSSRLWITTRPAAANQIPPDCVDMVTEVRGFTDPQKEEYFRKRFREEELTSRIISHIKKSRSLHIMCHIPVFCWITATVLENVLETREGGELPKTLTEMYIHFLVVQAKLKKVKYDGGAETDPHWSPESTKMVESLGKLAFEQLQKGNLIFYEPDLRECGIDVREASVYSGVFTQIFREESNLYQNQVFCFIHLSVQEFLAALHVRQTFIKSGVNLLEEQRNTSWWFRKRAVTDLHLSAVDKALDSPNGHLDLFLRFLLGLSLETNQTLLQGLLELKQRSSQNKQETIKYIKKKISEDLSAERSINLFHCLNELNDGSLVEEVQRSLRSGLLSTDELSPAQWSALVFILLSSEDLEVFDLKKYSASEEVLRRLLPVVKA; encoded by the exons ATGAAGCAAGAGGACCTGGCTGAGcgtctgcagagca GTACTTTTGCTAAAGTTTGTAAAAAGCGGCTGAAGTCTAAACTGAAGAAGAAGTCcgagtgtgtgtttgaggggattgttaaagcaggaaacccaacccttctggagcagatctacacagagctctacatcacagagggagggactggagaggtcaacgatgaacatgaagtcagacagattgaagcagcttccaggaaaccagacagagcagaaacaaccatcagacaggaagacatctttaaactcccacctggaagagatgaaccaatcagaacagtgatgacaaagggagtggccggcatcgggaaaacagtcctaacacagaagttcactctGGATTGGACTGAaagcagaaccaaccaggacatccagttactgcttccattcaccttcagagagctgaataCGCTGAAAGACAggaagttcagcttggtggaacttgttcatcacttcttcagtgaaaccagagaaatgTGCAGCTTTGAAGACTTCCAGGTCATGTTCATCTTTGatggtctggatgagagtcgacttcctctggacttccacaacaatgaggtcctgactgatgttacagagtccacctcagtggatgtgctgctgacaaacctcatcagggggaacctgcatCCTTCttctcgtctctggatcaccacacgaccagcagcagccaatcagatccctcctgactgtgttgacatggtgacGGAGGTCCgagggttcactgacccacagaaggaggaatacttcaggaagaggttcagagaagaggagctgaccagcaggatcatctcccacatcaaaaaatcacggagcctccacatcatgtgccacatcccagtcttctgctggattactgctacggtcctggagaatgtcctggaaaccagagagggaggggagctgcccaagaccctgactgagatgtacatccacttcctggtggtccaggccaaactgaagaaggtcaagtatgacggaggagctgagacggatccacactggagtccagagagcacaaagatggtggagtctctgggaaaactggcttttgagcagctgcagaaaggaaacctgatcttctatgaaccagacctgagagagtgtggcatcgatgtcagagaggcttcagtgtactcaggagtgttcacccagatctttagagaggagagcaacctgtaccagaaccaggtcttctgcttcatccatctgagtgttcaggaatttctggctgctcttcatgtccgtcaaaccttcatcaagtctggagtcaacctgctggaggaacaaagaaacACCTCCTGGTGGTTTAGAAAAAGAGCCGTGACTGACCTCCATCTgagtgctgtggacaaggccttagATAGTCCCAatggacacctggacttgttcctccgcttcctcctgggtctttcactggagaccaatcagactctCCTACAAGGTCTGTTGGAACTAAAACAAAGAAGTTcacaaaacaaacaggaaactatcaaatacatcaagaagaagatcagtgaggacctttctgcagagagaagcatcaacctgttccactgtctgaatgaactgaacgatggttctctggtggaggaggtccaacggTCCCTGAGGTCAGGACTTCTCTCCACAGatgaactgtctcctgctcagtggtcggctctggtcttcatcttactgtcatcagaagatctggaggtgtttgacctgaagaaatactcagcttcagaggaggttctacggaggctgctgccagtggtcaaagcc